The Stomoxys calcitrans chromosome 3, idStoCalc2.1, whole genome shotgun sequence genome includes a region encoding these proteins:
- the LOC106092873 gene encoding la protein homolog: MTAEVAEQKPEKVEEVSNGGATEATEAETISPVERKIMRQVEYYFGDSNLNRDKFLLDQIAKDSDGWVPISVLLTFKRLASLSTDAAVIAEACAKSDEGLVEVSEDKSKIRRHPERPMPEHNEERRKDISSRTAYAKGFPLDSTMDELLEYFAGFEKVVHINMRKYLDKPTKTYKFKGSVFATFEKKEQTENFIEKANPKYKDTPLIVKWQEKYIEEKREEQKAKANKKKEKKEKEEENTITLAKGSVLFFEGATEAVTRELIKEAVGKVSSDWDIAYVDFSRGNKDGHVRFHEEGSAEKYLEKLEDKKLKINDDVSLDLRTLSEEEEKEFLAKAVENMKNRRSHFNQKKGGFNRKRRSGNHNERNDEKKAKSDD; the protein is encoded by the exons ATGACCGCTGAAGTCGCCGAACAAAAACCCGAGAAAGTCGAAGAGGTTTCCAATGGTGGTGCAACTGAAGCTACAGAGGCCGAAACCATCAGCCCCGTGGAAAGAAAAATCATGCGTCAAGTGGAATACTATTTTGGAGATTCCAATTTAAATCGCGATAAGTTTCTATTGGACCAGATTGCCAAAGACTCCGATGGTTGGGTACCTATTTCTGTTCTATTGACCTTCAAGCGTTTGGCTTCTTTGAGTACTGATGCTGCTGTCATTGCGGAGGCTTGCGCCAAATCAGATGAAGGTTTGGTGGAAGTGAGCGAGGATAAAAGCAAAATCAGAAGACACCCCGAAAGACCAATGCCAGAGCACAACGAGGAGAGACGCAAGGACATTTCATCTCGCACAGCTTATGCCAAAGGTTTCCCCCTGGATTCCACAATGGATGAATTGTTGGAATACTTTGCCGGCTTTGAGAAAGTCGTGCACATAAATATGCGCAAGTATTTGGATAAACCCACCAAAACATACAAATTCAAGGGTAGCGTTTTTGCAACCTTTGAGAAGAAGGAACAGACTGAGAATTTCATAGAGAAAGCCAAT cCCAAGTACAAAGATACCCCATTAATTGTCAAATGGCAAGAGAAGTACATTGAAGAAAAACGCGAAGAGCAAAAGGCCAaagcaaacaagaaaaaagagAAGAAGGAAAAGGAGGAGGAAAACACAATTACCTTGGCCAAAGGTTCAGTGTTGTTCTTTGAAGGAGCCACAGAAGCGGTTACACGTGAACTCATTAAGGAAGCCGTTGGAAAGGTTAGCAGCGATTGGGACATAGCCTATGTTGATTTCAGCAGAGGCAACAAGGATGGTCATGTCAGATTCCACGAGGAAGGCTCtgctgaaaaatatttggaaaaattagAAGATAAGAAG CTCAAAATTAATGACGATGTTTCACTTGATCTCCGCACACTCAGCGAAGAAGAGGAAAAAGAATTCCTTGCCAAAGCTGTGGAAAACATGAAAAATCGTCGCAGTCATTTCAACCAAAAGAAAGGAGGCTTCAATCGTAAGCGTCGCAGTGGCAACCACAACGAGCGCAATGATGAAAAGAAAGCAAAGAGTGATGATTGA
- the LOC106092871 gene encoding FMR1-interacting protein NUFIP1: MEKPFKFLLPSPNFGAKTKESVKPKPHFLTPSGMTLLPRDKQPPPMYGKRGATIPPRYLKPVAPPPTMTQPLKQYCEPCEMELGSLEDFKQHRAQHEKCPVDGCQYRGHPTVMDKHVSALHASGLFDKFKKLSTPEEIAAWREERRKKYPTVANVLLKQKAQEQRQKRGERLEANKSRFGKQDDRKRALPNKESKDGSETTHDRSQPKNKNKNKKKRKNNREKNHEKQKPVGPDEKEQKSCGEEEEIRGPMFPGTLGMEGYEHFHKSPPNIPGNALLGLIGAYGSDDNTDTEDEGSHNIAEKSILEKDVNLKSTTIIDSSNAEMENSKIKEGSLDCLETKIEDKLREKSPHEAGPDERTHTQEHSEQPIVAEAIKQTLGEDTNLHQLLLTESSKPNKENSSDEGPEETAIMRTMPEYKTEKQNSTPPTPSPAKPKDATTEKNETNKKAKQAVKRKFGLDYRKAKVRKQNTMLEKLLETDIRHERNVLLQCVRYVCENNFFGVSQTQTPPNP; this comes from the coding sequence ATGGAGAAGCCTTTCAAATTTCTATTACCTTCGCCAAACTTTGGTGCCAAGACCAAGGAAAGCGTTAAACCAAAACCACACTTTCTAACACCTTCAGGTATGACTTTATTACCACGTGATAAACAGCCACCCCCAATGTATGGGAAGAGAGGTGCTACAATACCGCCAAGATATTTAAAGCCTGTTGCTCCACCACCAACAATGACACAACCTTTAAAACAGTACTGCGAGCCTTGTGAAATGGAGCTGGGATCCTTGGAAGATTTCAAACAGCATAGGGCACAACATGAAAAATGTCCAGTGGATGGCTGTCAATATCGAGGCCATCCAACGGTTATGGATAAACATGTATCAGCTCTCCATGCATCAGGATTATttgataaattcaaaaaattaagtaccccaGAGGAAATTGCCGCATGGCGCGAGGAGAGACGCAAGAAATATCCTACAGTGGCGAATGTGTTGCTTAAGCAAAAGGCTCAGGAGCAAAGGCAAAAACGTGGTGAACGTCTGGAGGCTAATAAGAGTCGGTTTGGCAAACAAGATGACCGGAAGAGAGCTTTGCCAAATAAAGAATCTAAAGATGGCAGTGAAACGACCCATGATCGTTCTCAGCcaaaaaacaagaacaaaaataaaaagaagagaaaaaacaaTCGGGAGAAAAATCATGAGAAACAGAAACCAGTAGGCCCGGATGAAAAAGAACAGAAAAGTTGTGGGGAGGAGGAGGAAATAAGAGGTCCTATGTTTCCTGGTACACTCGGGATGGAAGGATACGAGCATTTTCATAAAAGTCCACCAAACATTCCTGGCAATGCTCTTTTAGGTCTTATTGGCGCATACGGTTCAGACGATAACACCGATACTGAAGATGAAGGCTCCCATAATATTGCAGAGAAAAGTATATTAGAGAAAGATGTTAACTTGAAGAGCACTACTATAATCGATTCATCGAATGCTGAAATGGAAAActcaaaaattaaagaaggttCCTTAGATTGTTTAGAAACTAAAATCGAAGATAAGTTACGTGAAAAGTCGCCCCATGAAGCTGGGCCAGATGAGCGTACTCACACGCAGGAACATAGTGAGCAACCGATTGTCGCTGAAGCAATAAAACAGACATTAGGTGAAGACACAAATTTGCACCAACTTTTACTGACGGAGTCTTCCAAACCAAACAAAGAAAATTCCTCCGACGAAGGTCCAGAAGAAACAGCCATAATGCGAACCATGCCTGAatataaaacagaaaaacaaaattctactCCACCTACTCCATCTCCCGCTAAACCAAAGGATGCAACTACAGAAAAAAATGAAACGAACAAAAAAGCCAAACAAGCTGTAAAACGAAAATTTGGTTTAGACTATCGAAAGGCGAAAGTGCGCAAACAAAATACCATGTTGGAAAAATTGCTGGAGACTGATATCAGACATGAGCGCAATGTTCTCTTACAATGTGTACGATATGTATGCGAAAATAACTTCTTTGGTGTAAGTCAAACACAAACTCCTCCAAACCCTTAG
- the LOC106092872 gene encoding mediator of RNA polymerase II transcription subunit 11: protein MNPLEKIHVLDDIEKEIILCLQSAGQALQELSKEKSSQKNAETQTAQFLKSLQNVEMKLSEQINYLTQVSTGQPHEGSGYASAKVLQMAWHRISHVRSRVRELEETKAKYTHAARQQQQQRQQQHAAAAALQQQQQQQQMVQQQTLQQDPNIGGSNANPSGGLMSQDVNMNQGGGN, encoded by the exons ATGAATCCTCTGGAGAAAATTCATGTTTTAGATGATATAGAAAAGGAAATTATCCTATGTCTTCAAAGTGCTG GACAAGCTTTACAGGAGCTTAGCAAGGAGAAATCATCGCAAAAAAATGCCGAAACACAGACTGCCCAATTTCTTAAATCTTTGCAAAATGTCGAGATGAAATTAAGCGAGCAGATCAACTATTTGACACAAGTATCTACAGGGCAACCCCATGAAGGCTCCGGCTATGCTTCGGCCAAAGTTCTTCAAATGGCCTGGCATCGCATATCACATGTACGCTCAAGAGTACGGGAGTTGGAGGAAACCAAGGCAAAATATACACATGCAGCtagacaacaacagcaacaacgccAGCAGCAGCATGCGGCCGCTGCCGCActtcagcaacaacagcagcagcaacaaatgGTTCAACAGCAAACGCTACAACAAGACCCAAACATTGGTGGGAGTAATGCAAATCCAAGTGGAGGTTTAATGTCACAGGATGTTAATATGAATCAAGGAGGAGGAAATTAA